In Diorhabda sublineata isolate icDioSubl1.1 chromosome 4, icDioSubl1.1, whole genome shotgun sequence, a single window of DNA contains:
- the LOC130443618 gene encoding protein PF3D7_1417600-like: MDTETGEMIVKRVSVPLGLEELMEGLVKEVLLKKPDDIYLFAARYFTHLLSIRDKSQIPHCKTRTLRSVQTLIEKPEKFSSIKASRLSKQFSVRDDASDTPIITQKPKMYSRNELKYKRRHTGPPAILEIAQKDDIRKKYARSVSTEKYKPILESKNRNSKEKSNDSNQKISNSYKTSYTGSKLSVPTKKRDKEIVDTAMKNSKPLHKGGIKIDQEKIPTNLKAERNEEKLNESSSSTGAEVKSLPPDDKTSRESNELLSGQNHDLTKTDHQTPTLSKDNKEVSKIDNGKTKKPNVEDKQHKNPQQSELKSIKTLTDDEISRILLTSISNDGTNAHKNEDKKDSSTKEMKTSELKNDNASENETTSVVFDSSTKETQNVNKNISLETTDKIQQQKPKVDVISDDSLELNEDLEDDVLDEEIKEFDSTNMFTNKEKLDETKSNPPETGKVSMEIFEEKRKENNAAEMTKHKSVDGLIHAELNTFEIENEHIEQNDHEYDKKISRSNDRDYNNTVKILNITSNKIDSTNSSNEITTESLKKADTTESSYTNKDKDGIIEKVDTKNIGITESYSKKEDGQKLNNNLSIAGDGKSESEITDNVNNTGIKDEEYKSESATLRKVESSGETTFKNFDEAVANAKIMSENTGEYKNGSTQLNDSIDKKLDSNILSEGSDGMRTGVEITSIETDNSTNFNQLSEHENETESEAKNEKLVSLLTTGDSTKSENNGNRMLETSSHNKGDNEIVDENMRNSYDLNHTISKNNNVDLSGARNENNKPENISEDMDYSSKNGTYTINVLKTTHSDDAQNTLSDCNGLFTDEHSSSGNTSAREEDLGIHGEMNEELKTTKTTENGENVAAEKREIVKGDTIFPEVNSKNIENTEDNIKTPKNVINTETEKHKTQDVKNGIEQETPNSNINYSGEYKNRKTENIIVRTMENSEKIIDSEAEKTGKIEDAFHEKNISNDFAREYSSNEGHETTNDNDEHGKVQDMESANKLIQQTNVLEKDDSSSDLKSLKSNSEDVHIFSVGNDNTKTDSPLGTNSENLEETDMVDRVAKNYVNYIIDNDRIMQLHTNSSGEDIDNHISTTNKSQGDNGGKSDIMSEDKNGVLTKTSAKDSSCNENDNKTQNKSLVGDNNNQMDSNFIEVQNEQHADSNKRETDEIITKSEVCGLTTSTAMNHHIKYNDDFQNKQYDKSDQNKELLKLNQNPGKNQIQSELNDNEINNNETRQGTSFNPSTASMEDDNEKLIEKDADASEHTKKKFPNKDLIEATLSISENGLIVNKVKHFLNDFIKSEQQHVYKIKPTDDPETKRRSEELIENRSVPGKISSSKLREELKKVEEESQFTNFNSTFNPILLHKEIEEIYKNKVSNGKISIGQVDYQLVKYDLEPDKLEKTVNSVLKIQSMWRAFMVRKALKKVSPEPGNIIKTLMNGTGSVNINKTENIRDSNVIEENKYAYSSFTNFEKLVEAVLRIQATWRGYNVRKSIKHIDRREIGVTGSGIKNDNEPEQRAKDSKCNETISYNSPNIGKQLADSDLDNTELKRIAVAVVRIQAMWKGYKVRNHKKKNTTNNDLRKETRNDEDTNILLETHVVVEGESKDNKDAATSENSWSKKREVPKNPDILSEVYAAIIIQKLWRGFRIRKTLLNKNNDKSSSPTEESARKKTPIESPPENIAVHMQGKLESIQETKFEDKEDVIKVDKKSESQRINLNNKGRETYFSKDSTDSQSTVIHNESQDSTKISLPRFHSESMDPLLNEISNYPITKEENLLDDYQNKLLNKISGKEEENYDDLKRLEKIITPRAIDDLNLESFKTSDSAFGSVLPKVDKIESRDKKLTRSLGSKLEILEEEEGSNVEEDKNEMDHISEKTRVNDKMQNTENSEKIKIENIDTLNESKNDKTNFIDDKKSSSLDEIKNNTLNDNGHVDNKKGEDKPKNTLEVDIKLKNKSESNLPNEGMEYETKDYPEVKIETESNEIDKNGLKNNCVDQKEVDNYSELKKEIGHNSDTRSESNINAGTKDSEEMVDSNNEFNNTIVSNGCDTKLLEYEHEVREIEGHEFVTKENMSIDNLPNKGVEHKLKEISKLNIETKQTNAAINSGLNEAHFENNELRNNCEVKKEIDDYSKLKKEISIQSESRSETNANGKSNDSEQKVDNNMNINNNIGSNDSGSKLLEYEHGMRETEENQFSANNSLTHITSTNGSTDKRHPDIENVGNNNGKTTNCAPSTSNNFQKVEKDPIDQNKISISIPIEKKLEEDRGMNGSLYKDIGSEGKLLELKSDPKIEAEKHMNSLELHNSMGVKNETDNAENTSVSSSNLENNGKMEIGRNSTESDIKLEEKKDSSDNVVDAIKSSVDADNSTDGKITPFPVLQNDQQDSSSLHKEKGRDLYTFCSIPTPFSTNDKVGEYSPPIDVEHPLSSSNKYKANEMKQSEVLKNGTLVIPLPIEVQKTLKEQKKENSVDGEVKKSASLEGLSSLLSNTSMHSGKHDTVMVPMDQHESIDIGRSQPISVKLCQTSGQVYLIIILSLTSDINADAENMTSQRPPSTLNVTDVSTDAAVEQKNAQKLGKGDLQQPKAENGYSADNSISQRETMESEKRRKIDRGKNMEAEAATKIQAGFRGYQVRKQLKLKNGSSDMNTRKSSMKSKSSGSDTSKSQSSDLEQQSAVKIQAGVRGFLVRRRQKKQSNQA, translated from the exons ttagtaatAGTTATAAAACATCATATACTGGTAGTAAACTATCAGTACCCACCAAAAAAAGGGATAAGGAGATTGTGGACACAGCCATGAAAAATTCTAAACCGTTACACAAAGGAGGTATAAAAATCGATCAAGAAAAGATACCAACTAATCTAAAGGCAGAACGTAACGAAGAGAAACTAAACGAATCTAGCAGTAGTACTGGTGCTGAAGTAAAATCGCTTCCTCCAGATGATAAAACAAGTAGAGAAAGTAATGAGCTATTGAGTGGGCAAAATCATGATTTGACTAAAACAGATCATCAAACTCCAACTTTATCTAAAGATAATAAAGAAGTTTCTAAAATAGATAATGGGAAAACTAAGAAACCAAATGTTGAAGATAAACAGCACAAAAATCCCCAACAAAGTGAGTTGAAATCTATCAAAACGTTAACTGATGATGAAATTAGTAGAATATTGTTAACTAGTATATCTAATGATGGTACAAATGCTCACAAGAATGAAGATAAGAAAGATTCATCTACAAAGGAAATGAAAACATcggaattaaaaaatgataatgcgAGTGAAAACGAAACTACGTCGGTAGTATTTGACAGCAGTACTAAGGAAACACAGAATGTTAACAAAAATATCTCTCTGGAAACAACTGATaaaattcaacaacaaaaacCTAAGGTAGATGTTATTAGTGACGATAGTTTGGAATTGAATGAAGACTTGGAAGATGATGTATTAGATGAAGAAATTAAAGAGTTTGATTCTACAAATATGTTcacaaacaaagaaaaattggaTGAAACTAAATCAAACCCTCCAGAGACGGGCAAAGTTTCAATGGAAATATTCGAGGAGAAAAGGAAGGAAAACAATGCCGCAGAAATGACAAAACATAAATCAGTAGATGGATTGATACATGCAGAACTTAATAcctttgaaatagaaaatgaacACATAGAGCAAAATGACcatgaatatgataaaaaaatttcaagaagtAATGACAGAGATTACAATAATACCGTGAAAATACTAAATATAACgtcaaataaaattgattcaaccAATAGTAGCAATGAAATCACCACggaaagtttgaaaaaagcTGATACAACTGAAAGTAGTTATACTAATAAGGATAAAGATGGAATTATAGAAAAAGTAGATACGAAGAATATCGGCATCACAGAAAGCTATTCTAAGAAAGAGGATggacaaaaattaaacaataatcTTTCAATAGCTGGTGATGGTAAATCAGAGTCAGAAATTACAGATAACGTTAATAATACTGGCATTAAAGATGAAGAATATAAATCTGAATCTGCAACATTAAGAAAGGTAGAATCATCAGGAgaaacaacttttaaaaattttgatgaagCAGTAGCTAATGCAAAAATAATGTCTGAAAATACTGGCGAATACAAAAATGGATCGACACAGCTAAATGATTCTATTGATAAGAAACTAGATAGTAATATTCTATCTGAGGGAAGTGATGGTATGAGAACAGGAGTAGAAATTACTAGTATAGAAACTGATAACAGCACTAATTTTAATCAACTTTCAGAACATGAAAATGAAACGGAAAGTGAAGCgaagaatgaaaaattagtttctttacTAACCACAGGGGATAGTACAAAATCAGAGAATAATGGAAATAGAATGCTGGAAACTAGTTCTCACAATAAAGGAGACAACGAGATAGTGGATGAAAACATGAGAAATTCTTATGACTTGAACCATAccataagtaaaaataataatgtagaCTTGTCTGGagcaagaaatgaaaataataaacctGAGAATATTTCAGAAGATATGGattattcatcaaaaaatgGAACTTATACAATTAATGTTCTTAAAACAACACATTCCGATGATGCTCAAAACACATTAAGTGATTGTAATGGCCTATTTACTGATGAACATTCATCTAGTGGTAACACTTCTGCTCGCGAAGAGGATCTTGGAATCCATGGAGAAATGAACGAAGAACTCAAAACAACTAAAACAAcagaaaatggagaaaatgtCGCTGCTGAAAAAAGAGAGATCGTCAAAGGAGATACAATATTCCCTGAAGTGAATTccaagaatattgaaaatacggAAGATAACATAAAAACTCCGAAGAATGTTATTAATACGGAAACtgaaaaacataaaacacaAGATGTTAAAAATGGAATCGAACAGGAAACCCCgaattcaaatatcaattactCAGGagaatacaaaaatagaaagactgaaaatattatagttcGGACTATGGAGaacagtgaaaaaataattgattctgAAGCTGAAAAAACAGGAAAGATTGAAGATGCTTTCCATGAAAAAAACATAAGTAATGATTTTGCGAGAGAATACTCTTCTAATGAAGGTCACGAAACAACAAATGATAATGATGAACATGGGAAGGTTCAAGATATGGAATCAGCAAATAAATTGATACAACAAACCAATGTACTTGAAAAAGATGATAGTTCTTCGGATCTAAAATCTCTGAAAAGTAACTCCGAGGATGTGCACATATTTAGTGTTGGAAATGATAATACAAAGACAGATTCGCCACTTGGTACAAACTCTGAAAATTTGGAAGAAACTGATATGGTAGATCGGGTAGctaaaaattatgtcaattatATTATCGATAACGATAGAATAATGCAACTTCATACTAATAGCTCTGGTGAAGACATTGATAACCATATTTCTACAACTAATAAATCGCAAGGTGACAATGGTGGTAAAAGTGATATAATGTCAGAAGATAAAAATGGAGTACTAACGAAAACCAGTGCCAAGGATTCAAGTTGCAATGAGAATgataataaaactcaaaataaatcattagtTGGTGATAATAATAACCAAATGGACTCAAATTTCATAGAAGTACAAAACGAACAACATGCAGATAGTAATAAACGTGAAACTGACGAAATTATTACTAAAAGTGAAGTGTGTGGTCTAACCACATCTACCGCAATGAATCATCATATCAAATATAAtgatgattttcaaaataaacagtaTGATAAATCTGATCAGAATAAAGAATTGCTAAAGTTGAATCAGAATCCTGggaaaaatcaaattcaatctGAGCTTAATGATAATGAGATTAACAATAATGAAACTAGACAAGGCACAAGTTTTAATCCAAGCACTGCGTCAATGGAAGATGATAATGAAAAACTTATAGAGAAAGATGCGGATGCTTCCGAAcacacaaagaaaaaatttcctAATAAAGATTTGATTGAAGCAACTCTTTCTATTTCAGAAAACGGATTGATTGTCAATAAGGTCAAGCATTTTCTCAATGATTTCATAAAATCGGAGCAGCAGCATGTGTATAAGATCAAACCTACGGATGACCCAGAGACTAAGAGACGTAGTGAAGAACTAATTGAAAATAGAAGCGTGCCAGGCAAAATATCAAGTTCTAAGCTTCGCGAAGAATTGAAGAAGGTTGAGGAAGAATCTCAATTCACCAATTTCAATTCTACTTTTAATCCAATTCTACTAcacaaagaaatagaagaaatttatAAGAACAAAGTATCTAATGGGAAAATTTCCATTGGTCAAGTTGATTATCAATTGGTCAAATATGACTTAGAACCtgataaattggaaaaaaccgTCAACTCTGTTCTAAAAATCCAATCTATGTGGAGAGCATTCATGGTTAGAAAAGCCCTTAAAAAGGTGAGTCCTGAACCAGGTAATATTATAAAAACGCTAATGAATGGCACTGGGAGcgtaaatatcaataaaacagAGAATATAAGAGATAGTAATGTCATTGAAGAAAATAAGTACGCGTATTCCAGTTTTACGAACTTTGAGAAACTAGTTGAAGCTGTCTTGAGAATTCAAGCCACTTGGAGAGGATATAATGTTAGAAAAAGTATCAAACACATTGACAGACGGGAGATTGGCGTAACAGGTAGCGGAATAAAGAATGATAATGAACCAGAACAGAGAGCAAAAGATAGTAAATGTAATGAAACTATTTCATATAATTCTCCAAATATAGGTAAGCAATTAGCAGATTCCGATTTAGATAATACAGAGCTGAAGAGAATTGCCGTGGCTGTAGTAAGGATTCAAGCAATGTGGAAAGGTTACAAAGTACGAAATCATAAGAAGAAAAATACTACCAACAATGATTTGAGAAAGGAAACCAGAAATGACGAAGAtaccaatattttattagaaacacaTGTAGTGGTTGAGGGCGAATCTAAGGATAATAAGGATGCGGCAACGTCTGAAAATTCTTGGAGTAAAAAAAGAGAAGTTCCGAAGAATCCAGATATTTTGTCGGAAGTATATGCTGCAATAATCATTCAAAAACTTTGGAGGGGTTTTAGAAttagaaaaactttattaaataaaaataatgacaaatCTAGCTCTCCTACAGAAGAAAGCGCCAGGAAGAAGACACCAATAGAAAGTCCGCCAGAAA ACATCGCCGTTCATATGCAAGGAAAACTAGAGAGTatacaagaaacaaaatttgAG GATAAAGAAGATGTTattaaagttgataaaaaatcgGAGAGTCAAAGGATCAATTTGAATAACAAAGGACGAGAAACGTACTTCAGTAAAGATTCAACTGACTCTCAAAGCACGGTGATACACAATGAAAGTCAGGACAGTACTAAAATCTCATTGCCACGTTTTCATTCAGAAAGTATGGATcctttattaaatgaaatttccaaCTATCCTataacaaaagaagaaaatctTCTTGATGATTACCAAAATAAGTTGTTAAATAAGATTTCtggtaaagaagaagaaaattatgatgatttgaaaagattggaaaaaataataactccCAGAGCTATCGACGATCTTAATTTAGAATCTTTTAAAACTAGTGATTCAGCATTTGGCTCTGTTTTACCTAAAGTCGATAAAATCGAATCAAGAGATAAAAAACTAACAAGATCATTGGGATCAAAGCTAGAGatattagaagaagaagaaggatcCAATGtagaagaagataaaaatgaaatggatCATATTTCTGAAAAGACTAGAGTAAATGATAAAATGCAGAATAcagaaaatagtgaaaaaattaaaattgaaaatatagataCGTTGAATGAATCTAAAAATGACAAAACGAATTTTATTGACGATAAAAAAAGTTCGAGTTtggatgaaataaaaaacaatacgCTTAATGATAATGGTcatgtagataataaaaaaggaGAAGATAAGCCTAAAAATACGTTAGAAGttgacataaaattaaaaaacaagagCGAAAGTAATTTACCCAATGAAGGAATGGAATACGAAACAAAAGATTATCCAGAAGTAAAAATCGAAACGGAAAgcaatgaaattgataaaaatggatTGAAAAACAATTGTGTAGATCAGAAAGAAGTAGATAATTATAGTGAACTGAAAAAAGAAATAGGCCATAACTCGGATACAAGATCAGAATCAAATATCAATGCAGGAACAAAAGATTCCGAAGAAATGGTAGACAGTAATAATGAATTCAATAATACAATTGTCAGTAATGGCTGTGATACCAAGCTATTAGAATATGAACATGAGGTAAGAGAAATTGAAGGACATGAGTTTGTGACAAAGGAAAATATGAGCATAGATAATTTACCCAATAAAGGAGTAGAGCataaattaaaagagatttcaAAGTTAAACATAGAAACCAAACAAACAAATGCCGCAATTAATAGTGGCTTAAATGAGGCTCATTTTGAGAATAATGAATTGAGAAATAATTGTGAGGTTAAGAAAGAAATAGATGATTATAGTAaacttaaaaaagaaattagcATTCAATCAGAATCACGTTCTGAAACCAATGCCAATGGTAAATCGAACGATTCGGAACAAAAGGTAGACAATAATAtgaacattaataataatattggaaGTAATGACAGTGGAAGCAAACTATTAGAATATGAACATGGAATGAGGGAAACtgaagaaaatcaattttctgcCAATAATTCTCTAACACACATCACTTCTACCAACGGAAGTACAGATAAAAGACACCCGGACATCGAAAACGTTGGCAATAATAATGGGAAAACAACTAATTGCGCTCCCAGCACTTCTAATAATTTCCAAAAGGTTGAGAAGGATCCtattgatcaaaataaaatttctatttctattccTATTGAAAAAAAGCTAGAGGAAGATAGAGGAATGAATGGAAGTTTATACAAGGATATTGGGAGCGAAGGAAAGTTATTAGAATTAAAATCAGACCCCAAGATAGAAGCTGAGAAGCACATGAATAGTCTAGAATTACACAATTCTATGGGAGTAAAAAATGAAACGGATAACGCTGAAAATACTTCTGTAAGTAGCTCTAATTTAGAGAACAATGGTAAGATGGAAATTGGACGAAATAGTACCGAGTCAGatataaaattggaagaaaaaaaagataGCAGTGACAATGTTGTAGATGCAATTAAATCATCTGTAGATGCGGACAACAGTACCGATGGAAAAATAACACCGTTTCCTGTACTTCAAAATGATCAACAAG ATTCATCTTCTCTACATAAAGAAAAAGGTAGGGATCTATATACATTCTGTTCAATACCTACACCTTTTTCTACAAATGATAAAGTTGGTGAATATTCTCCACCAATTGATGTAGAACATCCGTTATCTTCTAGTAATAAATATAAGGcaaatgaaatgaaacaaaGTGAAGTTCTTAAAAATGGGACGTTAGTTATACCACTTCCTATTGAAGTGCAAAAAACATTgaaag aacaaaaaaaagaaaattcagtAGATGGTGAAGTAAAAAAATCCGCTTCTTTAGAAGGACTTTCTTCGTTATTATCAAATACTAGCATGCATTCAGGAAAACACGATACTGTTATGGTCCCAATGGATCAACATGAAAGTATTGATATTGGCAGAAGTCAACCTATATCTGTTAAATTATGCCAGACTTCAGGTCAAGTATATCTTATAATA ATTTTGTCGTTGACATCAGATATCAATGCag ATGCTGAAAACATGACGTCGCAACGTCCACCTTCAACGCTTAACGTCACAGACGTCTCTACGGATGCCGCCGTCGAACAGAAGAATGCGCAGAAGCTGGGAAAAGGCGACTTACAACAACCGAAGGCGGAAAACGGTTACAGCGCCGACAACAGTATTTCGCAGCGAGAGACTATGGAAAGTGAAAAACGTAGGAAAATTGACAGAGGAAAAAACATGGAAGCAGAAGCAGCTACGAAAATTCAAGCAGGATTTCGAGGATATCAGGTTCGAAAGCAACTGAAACTCAaa